The DNA region AACTAGTAATGACCCCATCAATCCTGGACCTTTAGTAAAGGCTATAGCATTTAATTGTTTTTTGTCAATTCTAGCTTTTTTAAGAGCTTGATGTACAACAGGTACAATATGTTGCTGATGTGCTCTTGAAGCCAATTCAGGAACTACACCTCCATATTGCGAATGAATTTCTTGATTTGCCACAACATTACACAACACTTTGTCGTTGTGTAAGATAGCAACCCCTGTATCATCGCAAGATGATTCTATCGCTAAAATATATGTTGAATTATTTGTTGTCAAGTTTATCAGTAAGGCACAAAATTTGTACCTCTAATTATTGTATTTTTAACACGGCAAATTTATAACATTTAAAACTATCAAAAGAGCAAAAAAAATAATACTAAGAATACTAATAATTTTACTGTTATTGGTTGTAGTATCTGTTGCTCTATTCTCTTTACCTGCAGTTCAAACTAAAATTGCCAAAGTAGTTACAAACAATCTAAATAAGACTTACAACACTAATATTCTTGTTCAAAAAGTAGATTTATCTTATTTAGGAAACGTTAAACTTAAGGGTGTTAGCATTAACGATCACCATAACGATTCTTTAATTTATGTAAACCAACTTACAACATCAGTTTTTAGTTATAAAAATATTATAGATAACAAATTGGAGTTTGGCGAAATTGATGTTGAAGGACTCTATCTGTATATGAAAACGTACAAGGGCGAAGAAAACGATAACCTATCTATTTTTATTGATAAGTTTGATGATGGAGATGATACACCATCAGAAACACCATTTCTATTAACCTCGTCAAAACTAAATATTGACAATGGGAATTTTTACCTTTTTGATAAAAATAAACAGGAGGAAGCTATTGTCTATTACAAAAAAATAACAGGAATTGTAGATAATTTTAAAATTGAAGGGCCGCAGGTTTATGCAAATGTAAGAAGGGTTTCTTTAGTTGAAAACCATGGTATTGAAGTTACACAGTTAACTTCAAATTTTATTTATACCAAAACCAAAATGACATTTGATTCTACTTATTTGGCTACACAAAATTCTAAAATAAGTGCTGATTTCACATTTAGTTATAACAGAGAAGATTTAGCAGATTTTAATAATAAAGTATTAATTAATGCCAAAGTTAGTAAAGCTGAAGTGTCATTAATTGATTTGAATAAATTTTATAATGAGTTGGGTTTAAATGATAAGGTGAATTTTACTGCTGATTTAGATGGAACGTTAAACGATTTTAAACTGAACAATCTTGAGTTGGAATCTAACAGGAATTCGATTATCAATGGACACTTTCATTTTAAAAATACAATTAACAACGAAAACGGGTTTTCGATGACGGCTAATATTAATGAGCTAACTTCTAATTATGAAAATTTAAAAATAATATTGCCTAACCTTTTAGGTAAAAATTTACCGCCATCCGTTAGTAGGTTAGGTAGATTTAGTGTTACCGGACAATCTTATGTTACTACTGAATTAATGAATGCTGATGTTATTATTAGAACAGATCTTGGCAAAATTATTACCGATCTAAAAATGACAAATATAGATGATGTAAACAATGCTAGGTACGCTGGTGAAATTGAATTTGTAGATCTAGAATTCGGTAAAATTATACAAGATAGTTTAGTTGGCAAATTATCTTTAATAGCAGACGTAAAGGGTAAAGGATTTACAATAGATAATATTAACACTACACTAAACGGTAATATTTTTAAACATCAATATAAAGGGTATACTTATAACGATATTGATATAAATGGTGTATTTAAAAATAAACACTTTAACGGAAGCTTGGTATCCAAAGACGAAAATCTGCAGATGAGTTTTACGGGATTGGCAGATTTATCCAAAAAAGTTTATGATTTTGATTTTATTGCAGATGTAACCTATTCTGATTTTAATAAATTGAACCTCTTTAAAAGAGACTCTATATCCATCCTCAAAGGGAAAATAGATATAAAATTACAAGGAAATACCTTAGATAATATGGCTGGTGAAATTAACTTTTCAGATGCTTCATATACCAATCAAAACGACGATTACTTTTTTACAGATTTTAAAATCACTTCAGAGTTCCAAGACAGTATTAGAGTTGTAACTATGAATTCTACCGATATAATAGAAGGAAGAATAAAAGGTATATTTAAATATGATGAAATAGGAAAATTAGCAACAAATTCATTTGCGGGTGTTTATGCAAACTATACACCAGAGTTGGTTACTAAAGGCCAATTTGTAGATTTTAATTTTAAAATCTACAATAAAATTGTTGATGTATTTTTTCCTAAAGTAAAAATTGGAGCTAACTCAACTATTAAAGGAACCATAAGTTCAGATTTGGATAAATTTGAATTGACAGTAAGATCGCCACAAATAGACGCTTACAATAACCTAATTGAAAACATTAGGTTACAAATTGATAATAAAAATCCAATCTATAATACACTATTGAGCGTTGACAAGATTAATTCTAAATATTATAATATAGCTGATGTTAATTTGGTTAACGTAACTTTAAATGACACCTTGTTTTTCAGAACCGATTTTGTTGGAGGTAAAGATCTAAAAGAAAAATTTGACTTAAGTTTTTATCATACTATTAATGAAAACAATAAATCGGTTGTTGGAATGAAAAGATCTGATATTATTTTTAAAGAAAACAACTGGGCAGTAAACCCTAATAATAACGATCAAAATAAAATAGTATTTGACAAGGCCTTAAACACCTTTGCTTTTGATAAGTTTACAATTTCTCATGAAGACCAAGTCATAGACATGGCGGGAATAATCAGCGGGAAAAATAACAAAGATCTCACTCTAAATCTAAAAAATGTCGATCTTAACGGAATAACACCATACATTGATGGTTTTGAAATGACAGGTCTGGTGAACGGAAGAGTTAATTATAAACAAATGAATGGCGAAACGTTTCCTTTGGCCAATGTTTCAATAAATAACTTTTATATAAATAATATAAAACAAGGCAATCTTTTTTTAACGGCACAAGGGGATAACTCTATAGAGCAATACCAAATAGCGGCAAGATTAACAAATGACGAATATGATGTTTTTGTTGCAGATGGTGAGGTGGACTTTTCTGCAGAGCAACCAACAATTCTTGCTAATTATAATTTTTACGAGTTTGATGTTAGTTCTTTTAGTGCTTTAGGTAAAGATGTTATAACTGATATAAGGGGTAGGGTAAAAGGTTATGGAACAGTATCGGGTTTATTAGAA from Aureibaculum sp. 2308TA14-22 includes:
- a CDS encoding translocation/assembly module TamB domain-containing protein, which gives rise to MVVVSVALFSLPAVQTKIAKVVTNNLNKTYNTNILVQKVDLSYLGNVKLKGVSINDHHNDSLIYVNQLTTSVFSYKNIIDNKLEFGEIDVEGLYLYMKTYKGEENDNLSIFIDKFDDGDDTPSETPFLLTSSKLNIDNGNFYLFDKNKQEEAIVYYKKITGIVDNFKIEGPQVYANVRRVSLVENHGIEVTQLTSNFIYTKTKMTFDSTYLATQNSKISADFTFSYNREDLADFNNKVLINAKVSKAEVSLIDLNKFYNELGLNDKVNFTADLDGTLNDFKLNNLELESNRNSIINGHFHFKNTINNENGFSMTANINELTSNYENLKIILPNLLGKNLPPSVSRLGRFSVTGQSYVTTELMNADVIIRTDLGKIITDLKMTNIDDVNNARYAGEIEFVDLEFGKIIQDSLVGKLSLIADVKGKGFTIDNINTTLNGNIFKHQYKGYTYNDIDINGVFKNKHFNGSLVSKDENLQMSFTGLADLSKKVYDFDFIADVTYSDFNKLNLFKRDSISILKGKIDIKLQGNTLDNMAGEINFSDASYTNQNDDYFFTDFKITSEFQDSIRVVTMNSTDIIEGRIKGIFKYDEIGKLATNSFAGVYANYTPELVTKGQFVDFNFKIYNKIVDVFFPKVKIGANSTIKGTISSDLDKFELTVRSPQIDAYNNLIENIRLQIDNKNPIYNTLLSVDKINSKYYNIADVNLVNVTLNDTLFFRTDFVGGKDLKEKFDLSFYHTINENNKSVVGMKRSDIIFKENNWAVNPNNNDQNKIVFDKALNTFAFDKFTISHEDQVIDMAGIISGKNNKDLTLNLKNVDLNGITPYIDGFEMTGLVNGRVNYKQMNGETFPLANVSINNFYINNIKQGNLFLTAQGDNSIEQYQIAARLTNDEYDVFVADGEVDFSAEQPTILANYNFYEFDVSSFSALGKDVITDIRGRVKGYGTVSGLLENPDFNGELTLDNAGIKIPYLNVDYALANNSKVELNNRTFKFLPTEITDTDRNTKGSLFGSIIHYKFKKWYLNLNIDTDNLLVLNTLEDEEVQYYGTAFMDGNAQIRGYTDQLTINVEGATMPGTEFIVPLSDVSTIGDSGLINFVTLAENGVDKNKREEIIFDKLKGLSLNFDLEVRDNAIAEIVIDKNTGSILRGSGNGYMGIEINTNGKFEINGVYVISDGIYEFRNIVNKDFIVQPGGQVIWNGNPFDAFLNIKAIYKTKANPSILLDNIDQRSNRKIDVNLIANITGQLLNSDIDFDIELLNQNSSINSELDFKLSNEDAKMTQFFSLLMANSFMPLDQGNLNFDGNAALTGNLSEKITKVLSGILKSKGDKFELGVTYDIASRNDVRSYDLSDQLGVSFSSTIADKLIVNGKVGVPVSTNTQQNNIVGEVEVELPLNEEGTLRAKAYTRQNDIEYDVTDVEGYTHGIGLSWRVDYDNTKELMDKLFQRSDKKKLKKKVKDSLRAEKKLINFGSRKKDSIPRSVKK